From the Martelella mediterranea DSM 17316 genome, one window contains:
- a CDS encoding Do family serine endopeptidase produces MSKTVDSLFVRRLAGLGLAVALAASTPLAGPAGRAEAETLSDVSIADMAERLLPSVVNISISQEGDGDAGDRPVPKVPEGQPFEEFFEDFFDGEGGPGSRPVSSLGSGFIIDPDGIIVTNNHVIENADTISVTLADGETLDATLLGVDDKTDLAVLKVEPDAPLPAVKFGDSRTVRIGEWVVAIGNPFGLGGSVTLGIVSARGRELDGPYDNFIQTDAAINKGNSGGPLFNMDGEVIGINTAILSPSGGSIGIGFAVPSELAENIVDQLVEFGQTRRGWIGIRVLEVSDDLAASLGSDDPSGVAVGSIIEDGPSAGGPLEEGDIILSFDGHPIESPRDLPRFVAESRIGEPADVEIVRDGERMTVQVTPQLLEEPELAESGPALTDEALPEDGVPDQPGLPVSLYGLTLGDLDDNGRALYQIDGDVEGVLITEVEPDSAGADEGLEPGMVIVEVEQDAVSTPQEVRSSIVKLISEGRRSVSLMVAAPDGALSIVSLVLE; encoded by the coding sequence ATGTCGAAGACAGTCGATTCCCTCTTTGTCCGCCGCCTTGCCGGTCTCGGGCTTGCTGTCGCTCTGGCCGCTTCGACGCCGCTTGCGGGTCCGGCCGGCCGGGCGGAGGCGGAAACCCTCTCCGACGTCTCGATCGCCGACATGGCCGAAAGGCTGCTGCCCTCCGTGGTCAATATCTCGATCTCGCAGGAAGGCGATGGCGACGCCGGCGATCGTCCGGTGCCCAAGGTGCCCGAAGGCCAGCCGTTCGAGGAATTCTTCGAGGACTTTTTCGACGGCGAAGGCGGGCCCGGCAGCCGGCCGGTGTCGTCGCTCGGTTCCGGCTTCATCATCGATCCGGACGGCATCATCGTCACGAACAACCACGTGATCGAGAATGCCGACACGATTTCCGTGACGCTTGCCGATGGCGAGACGCTGGACGCGACGCTGCTCGGCGTCGATGACAAGACCGATCTCGCGGTTCTCAAGGTGGAGCCCGATGCGCCGCTGCCGGCGGTGAAGTTCGGCGATTCGCGCACCGTGCGAATTGGCGAATGGGTGGTGGCGATCGGCAACCCCTTCGGTCTCGGCGGCTCGGTGACGCTCGGCATCGTCTCGGCGCGCGGGCGCGAGCTCGACGGGCCCTATGACAATTTCATCCAGACCGACGCGGCGATCAACAAGGGCAATTCCGGCGGCCCGCTGTTCAACATGGATGGCGAGGTGATCGGCATCAATACCGCGATCCTTTCGCCCTCGGGCGGCTCGATCGGCATCGGTTTTGCCGTCCCAAGCGAACTGGCGGAGAATATCGTCGATCAGCTCGTCGAGTTCGGTCAGACGCGGCGCGGCTGGATCGGCATTCGCGTGCTGGAGGTCAGCGATGACCTTGCGGCTTCGCTGGGTTCGGACGATCCATCGGGCGTCGCGGTCGGCTCGATCATCGAGGATGGACCGAGTGCCGGCGGCCCGCTTGAGGAAGGCGATATCATCCTCAGTTTCGACGGCCATCCGATCGAAAGCCCCCGCGACCTGCCGCGTTTTGTCGCCGAAAGCCGGATCGGCGAGCCGGCCGATGTCGAGATCGTGCGCGATGGCGAACGAATGACGGTTCAGGTGACGCCGCAACTGCTGGAGGAACCAGAACTGGCGGAGAGCGGGCCGGCATTGACCGATGAAGCCCTGCCGGAGGATGGCGTGCCCGATCAGCCCGGCCTGCCGGTGTCGCTCTACGGGCTGACGCTTGGCGATCTCGACGACAATGGCCGCGCGCTCTACCAGATCGACGGCGATGTCGAGGGCGTGCTGATCACCGAGGTCGAGCCGGACAGCGCCGGCGCCGACGAGGGGCTGGAGCCCGGCATGGTGATCGTGGAGGTCGAGCAGGATGCGGTTTCGACGCCGCAGGAGGTGCGCTCAAGCATCGTCAAGCTGATCTCCGAGGGCCGCCGCAGCGTGTCGCTGATGGTTGCGGCCCCGGACGGCGCGCTCAGCATTGTCAGCCTGGTGCTGGAATAG
- the hflC gene encoding protease modulator HflC — MSSNRLLATLAAIGVILVVLYGSFFVVNPRQQAIVIRFGEIQRVESEPGIYFKLPFSFIDADRVQYVSKQDLRFDLSDLRIQVADGKFYIVDAFAVYNINDPERFREAVSGDRTEAEGQLRSLLDSALRRVYGLRGFQAALSFERASMMEEVQELLRNDAEKLGIKIVDVRVLRTDLTPEVSEDTYSRMKSERLAEAEAIRANGREQAETRRAVADRQVVEITSQAEKEAEILRGEGDGQRNRILGDAYGRDPAFFAFYRSMNAYKDVINDNATMVLSPNSEFFEYFGSSGSDDAPAPFAPDVEEDTTEAPAGSN, encoded by the coding sequence ATGTCATCCAATCGTCTTCTCGCTACCCTTGCCGCCATTGGCGTCATTCTCGTGGTGCTTTACGGCTCGTTCTTCGTGGTCAATCCGCGCCAGCAGGCGATCGTCATCCGTTTCGGTGAGATCCAGCGCGTGGAGTCGGAGCCGGGAATCTATTTCAAGCTTCCCTTCTCCTTCATCGATGCCGACCGCGTTCAGTATGTCTCGAAGCAGGATCTCCGCTTTGACCTCAGCGATCTGCGTATCCAGGTCGCCGACGGCAAGTTCTACATCGTCGACGCTTTCGCGGTGTACAACATCAACGATCCCGAACGCTTCCGCGAGGCCGTTTCGGGCGACCGGACGGAGGCCGAAGGGCAGTTGCGGTCGCTGCTCGATTCGGCCCTGCGCCGGGTCTATGGCCTGCGCGGCTTCCAGGCGGCGCTTTCCTTCGAACGCGCTTCGATGATGGAGGAAGTCCAGGAACTGCTGCGCAACGACGCCGAGAAGCTCGGCATCAAGATCGTCGACGTCCGCGTTCTGCGCACCGACCTGACCCCCGAGGTCTCGGAAGATACCTATTCGCGGATGAAGTCGGAGCGTCTTGCGGAAGCCGAGGCGATCCGGGCAAACGGCCGCGAACAGGCCGAAACCCGGCGGGCCGTGGCCGATCGCCAGGTCGTCGAGATCACCTCGCAGGCGGAAAAGGAAGCCGAAATCCTGCGCGGTGAGGGCGATGGCCAACGCAACCGCATCCTTGGCGATGCCTATGGCCGCGATCCTGCCTTCTTCGCCTTCTATCGTTCGATGAACGCCTACAAGGACGTCATCAACGACAATGCGACGATGGTGCTGTCGCCGAATTCGGAGTTCTTCGAGTATTTCGGCTCCAGCGGCAGCGACGATGCGCCCGCGCCATTCGCGCCGGACGTGGAAGAGGATACGACGGAAGCTCCCGCCGGGAGCAACTGA
- a CDS encoding acetolactate synthase 3 large subunit, whose protein sequence is MTGAEIVLQALKENGVEHIFGYPGGAVLPIYDEIFQQDEIEHVLVRHEQGAGHAAEGYARSTGKVGVMLVTSGPGATNAVTPLQDALMDSIPLVCISGQVPTALIGSDAFQECDTVGITRPCTKYNWLVKDVNELADVIHEAFRIAQTGRPGPVVVDVPKDIQFATGRYTPLAEHMIRESYQPKVQGNAEAIQAAIELMAHARRPVLYTGGGVINSGDEASRLLRELVELTDFPITSTLMGLGAYPASGKNWLGMLGMHGSYEANMAMHDCDVMVCIGARFDDRITGRVDAFSPNSKKIHIDIDPSSINKNIRVDIPILGDVAHVLEDMVRLWRALPAEKPSLDDWWRNIDRWRGRDCFAYAPNKDVIMPQYALERLNAAIKDRDAYITTEVGQHQMWAAQFLHFEEPKRWMTSGGLGTMGYGLPAALGVQIAHPEALVIDVAGDASIQMCIQEMSAAIQHNAPIKIFILNNQYMGMVRQWQQLLHGNRLSHSYTEAMPDFVKLAEAYGAEGIYCDSPDDLDEAIQRMIDSPKPVIFDCRVANLANCFPMIPSGRAHNDMLLPDEANDEAVATAIDAKGRQLV, encoded by the coding sequence ATGACAGGCGCCGAAATCGTTTTGCAGGCGTTGAAGGAAAACGGGGTCGAACACATTTTCGGATACCCCGGCGGCGCGGTGCTGCCGATCTACGACGAAATCTTTCAGCAGGACGAAATCGAGCATGTGCTTGTGCGCCATGAGCAGGGCGCCGGCCATGCGGCCGAAGGCTATGCCCGCTCCACCGGCAAGGTCGGCGTCATGCTTGTCACCTCCGGTCCAGGCGCCACCAATGCGGTAACCCCGCTGCAGGACGCGCTGATGGATTCCATTCCGTTGGTCTGCATTTCTGGCCAGGTTCCGACCGCGCTGATCGGCTCGGATGCTTTCCAGGAATGCGATACCGTCGGCATCACCCGGCCCTGCACCAAATATAACTGGCTGGTCAAGGACGTAAACGAACTGGCTGATGTCATTCATGAAGCCTTCCGCATCGCCCAGACCGGTCGTCCGGGCCCGGTCGTCGTCGACGTTCCCAAGGATATCCAGTTCGCCACCGGCCGCTACACGCCGCTCGCCGAACACATGATCCGCGAAAGCTACCAGCCGAAGGTCCAGGGCAATGCCGAGGCGATCCAGGCGGCGATCGAGCTGATGGCCCATGCCAGGCGGCCGGTTCTCTACACCGGCGGCGGCGTCATCAATTCCGGCGACGAGGCCTCGCGGCTGCTGCGCGAGCTGGTCGAACTGACCGATTTTCCGATCACCTCGACGCTGATGGGGCTCGGCGCCTATCCGGCATCGGGCAAGAACTGGCTCGGCATGCTGGGCATGCACGGTTCCTACGAGGCCAATATGGCGATGCATGACTGTGACGTCATGGTCTGTATCGGTGCGCGCTTCGATGACCGCATTACCGGCCGGGTTGACGCCTTCTCGCCGAATTCGAAGAAGATCCACATCGATATCGATCCGTCCTCGATCAACAAGAACATTCGCGTCGATATCCCGATCCTCGGCGATGTCGCCCATGTTCTGGAAGACATGGTGCGGCTGTGGCGGGCGCTGCCGGCCGAAAAGCCGTCGCTCGACGATTGGTGGCGGAATATCGACCGCTGGCGCGGCCGCGACTGCTTCGCCTATGCGCCGAACAAGGACGTCATCATGCCGCAATACGCGCTTGAGCGGCTGAATGCGGCGATCAAGGATCGTGACGCCTATATCACCACCGAGGTCGGTCAGCACCAGATGTGGGCCGCGCAGTTCCTGCATTTCGAGGAGCCGAAGCGCTGGATGACGTCGGGCGGGCTGGGCACGATGGGCTACGGCCTGCCGGCGGCGCTGGGCGTCCAGATCGCCCACCCGGAAGCGCTGGTCATCGATGTCGCGGGCGATGCCTCGATCCAGATGTGCATTCAGGAAATGTCGGCGGCGATCCAGCACAATGCGCCGATCAAGATCTTCATCCTGAACAACCAGTATATGGGCATGGTGCGCCAGTGGCAGCAGCTGTTGCACGGCAACCGGCTGTCGCATTCCTATACCGAGGCGATGCCCGATTTCGTCAAGCTGGCGGAAGCCTATGGCGCAGAAGGCATCTATTGCGACAGCCCGGACGATCTCGACGAGGCGATCCAGCGGATGATCGACAGCCCGAAGCCGGTGATCTTCGATTGCCGCGTCGCCAATCTCGCCAACTGCTTCCCGATGATCCCGTCGGGCAGGGCGCATAACGACATGCTGTTGCCGGACGAGGCCAATGACGAGGCCGTCGCCACCGCCATCGATGCCAAGGGTCGTCAGCTCGTCTAA
- the ilvN gene encoding acetolactate synthase small subunit yields MNAKLQPTGSAYFISSQTAAPERHTLSVVVANEPGVLARVIGLFSGRGYNIESLTVSETEHEAHLSRITIVTKGTPDVLEQIKAQLDRMVPVHKVVDLSVRARELGQAAPVEREVALVKVVGNGDQRQEALRLADAFEAKVVDATVEHFMFEITGKVSKVDQFIAIMKPLGLVEICRTGPASMNRGPEGM; encoded by the coding sequence ATGAACGCGAAACTACAGCCCACCGGCTCGGCCTATTTCATTTCGAGCCAGACCGCAGCGCCCGAACGCCACACGCTTTCGGTCGTCGTCGCCAACGAGCCGGGCGTTCTCGCCCGGGTCATCGGCCTGTTCTCGGGCCGCGGCTACAATATCGAAAGCCTCACCGTTTCGGAGACCGAGCACGAGGCGCATCTATCGCGCATCACCATCGTCACCAAGGGCACGCCCGACGTGCTGGAGCAGATCAAGGCGCAGCTTGACCGGATGGTGCCGGTCCACAAGGTCGTCGACCTTTCGGTGCGCGCCCGCGAACTGGGCCAGGCAGCGCCGGTCGAACGTGAGGTCGCGCTGGTCAAGGTCGTCGGCAATGGCGACCAGCGTCAGGAGGCGCTCAGGCTAGCCGATGCCTTCGAGGCCAAGGTGGTCGACGCGACCGTGGAACACTTCATGTTCGAAATCACCGGCAAGGTGTCGAAGGTCGATCAGTTCATCGCCATCATGAAGCCGCTCGGTCTCGTCGAGATCTGCCGCACCGGCCCCGCCTCGATGAACCGCGGCCCCGAGGGGATGTAG
- the serB gene encoding phosphoserine phosphatase SerB, which translates to MALVATLVANPSNPVVTEDLVSRLSGAAQTERTNWLATGIAADLVLSEGADGAAAESALRATIGPLPVDVVVQDAATRRKKALLADMDSTMIGQECIDELAAEVGLKDKVAAITARAMNGEIEFEPAVRERVALLKGLSIGIVDEIIEKRITLTPGGRTLIATMKANGGYAALVSGGFTVFTSRIAAMLGFDENRANILLEDGGKLTGHVADPILGREAKVEALHDVAAKRGISVADVMAVGDGANDLGMIKLAGSGVALHAKPKVAAEASIRIDHGDLTALLYIQGYRQEDFAP; encoded by the coding sequence ATGGCTCTCGTTGCCACGCTTGTCGCCAATCCGTCAAACCCTGTCGTCACTGAGGACCTCGTTTCCCGGCTTTCCGGCGCCGCGCAGACGGAAAGGACGAACTGGCTGGCAACCGGCATCGCGGCGGATCTCGTGCTATCCGAAGGCGCGGATGGAGCGGCAGCGGAGAGCGCCCTCAGAGCGACAATCGGCCCACTGCCGGTCGACGTCGTGGTGCAGGATGCCGCAACGCGCCGCAAGAAGGCGCTGCTGGCGGATATGGACTCCACCATGATCGGCCAGGAATGCATCGACGAGCTGGCCGCCGAAGTCGGCCTCAAGGACAAGGTCGCCGCCATCACCGCCCGCGCCATGAATGGCGAGATCGAATTCGAGCCGGCCGTGCGCGAACGGGTCGCATTGCTGAAGGGGCTTTCGATCGGCATCGTTGACGAGATCATCGAAAAGCGCATCACGCTTACGCCCGGCGGCAGGACGCTGATCGCGACGATGAAGGCAAATGGCGGCTATGCGGCGCTGGTCTCCGGCGGCTTTACCGTGTTCACCAGCCGGATCGCGGCCATGCTGGGCTTTGACGAAAACCGCGCCAATATCCTGCTGGAAGACGGCGGAAAGCTCACGGGCCACGTTGCCGATCCCATCCTCGGGCGCGAGGCCAAGGTCGAGGCGCTGCATGATGTCGCGGCCAAGCGCGGCATTTCCGTGGCCGATGTCATGGCCGTCGGCGACGGCGCCAACGATCTCGGCATGATCAAGCTCGCCGGCAGCGGCGTCGCGCTCCATGCCAAGCCGAAGGTTGCCGCGGAGGCCTCGATCCGCATCGACCATGGCGATCTGACGGCGTTGCTTTATATTCAGGGCTACCGACAGGAGGATTTCGCGCCATGA
- the hflK gene encoding FtsH protease activity modulator HflK has protein sequence MPWSNQNGGGPWGGGGDNQGPWGQGPKRPSGGGNGGNGNGGPPDIEDFFRKGQDQFKGMFPGGFSAGLIAIIVLVLAVFWIMQSVYTIQPDQRGVELRFGKPKTDVAQPGLHFMFWPFETVEKVDITERRMSLGGGRGDPEGIMLTGDQNIVDLSFSVIYNVTDPKSFLFDVESPIETLNQVSESAMREVVGRRPANDVYREQREAIAVNVKSIIQETMNEYGAGITVNAVSFQDASPPQQVADAFDEVQRAGQDADRFQQEANQYANKELGAARGNAAVVREAAAAYKDRVVKEAEGEAERFISIYDSYRTAPDVTRKRLYLETMQDALSQSKNVIVDDEGQGVVPYLPLDQIDRDAAQRTQRTLPASSSTQNLTQGASQ, from the coding sequence ATGCCCTGGAGCAATCAGAATGGCGGCGGTCCCTGGGGAGGCGGCGGCGATAATCAGGGGCCCTGGGGCCAGGGGCCGAAGCGCCCCTCCGGCGGCGGCAATGGCGGCAACGGAAACGGCGGCCCGCCTGATATCGAGGATTTCTTCCGCAAGGGCCAGGATCAGTTCAAGGGCATGTTCCCCGGCGGTTTCAGCGCCGGCCTGATCGCGATCATCGTTCTGGTGTTGGCGGTGTTCTGGATCATGCAGTCGGTCTACACCATCCAGCCCGACCAGCGCGGCGTGGAACTGCGCTTCGGCAAGCCCAAGACGGACGTCGCCCAACCGGGTCTGCACTTCATGTTCTGGCCGTTCGAGACCGTCGAAAAGGTCGACATCACCGAACGTCGCATGAGCCTTGGCGGCGGCCGCGGAGACCCCGAGGGCATCATGTTGACCGGCGATCAGAACATCGTCGATCTCAGCTTCTCGGTGATCTACAACGTGACCGACCCCAAGAGCTTCCTGTTTGATGTCGAATCGCCCATCGAGACGCTCAATCAGGTATCGGAAAGCGCCATGCGCGAAGTTGTCGGCCGCAGGCCCGCCAACGACGTCTACCGCGAGCAGCGTGAGGCGATCGCCGTCAACGTGAAGTCGATCATTCAGGAAACGATGAACGAATACGGCGCCGGCATCACCGTCAACGCGGTGTCCTTCCAGGATGCGTCGCCGCCGCAACAGGTGGCCGATGCCTTCGACGAGGTGCAGCGCGCCGGACAGGATGCGGACCGCTTCCAGCAGGAAGCCAACCAGTATGCCAACAAGGAACTGGGCGCTGCCCGCGGTAACGCGGCCGTGGTCCGCGAGGCGGCGGCGGCCTACAAGGACCGCGTCGTCAAGGAAGCAGAGGGTGAGGCCGAGCGCTTCATCTCGATCTATGATTCCTATCGCACCGCACCTGACGTGACACGCAAGCGCCTCTATCTCGAGACCATGCAGGACGCGTTGTCGCAGTCCAAGAACGTCATCGTCGATGATGAAGGGCAGGGGGTCGTTCCCTATCTGCCGCTCGATCAGATCGACCGTGATGCGGCCCAGCGGACGCAGCGGACGCTTCCCGCATCATCCTCGACGCAGAACCTGACGCAGGGAGCGAGCCAGTAA
- a CDS encoding 2OG-Fe(II) oxygenase, with product MTDYGNVQEHVKSAFRNANSNAEPYRHWLLSDMFPTDLLKDIQALDYPKPDLGGVSGTREVHNKSRHYFDQPNIAKHACCAAVAEAFQSPEVATVIQDTFGTNIEGSSLRIEFAQDIDGFWLEPHTDIGVKLFTLLIYLSDGPGHDELGTDIYASKEEHVGRSPFAPNYAMIFVPSTNTWHGFEKRPIQGVRKSLIINYVTPEWRAREQLAYPDQPIKVA from the coding sequence ATGACAGATTACGGAAACGTTCAGGAGCATGTGAAGTCGGCATTCAGGAATGCCAACTCCAATGCCGAGCCCTATCGCCACTGGCTGCTTTCGGACATGTTTCCGACGGATTTGCTGAAGGATATTCAGGCGCTGGATTATCCCAAACCTGACCTCGGCGGCGTTTCGGGCACGCGCGAGGTTCACAACAAGAGCAGGCACTATTTCGACCAGCCGAATATCGCGAAACATGCGTGCTGCGCAGCCGTCGCTGAAGCCTTTCAGTCACCCGAAGTTGCCACAGTCATCCAGGACACTTTCGGCACCAATATCGAGGGATCGAGCCTGCGCATCGAATTTGCGCAGGATATCGACGGTTTCTGGCTGGAACCGCACACCGATATCGGCGTGAAGCTGTTCACCCTGCTGATCTATCTCTCCGATGGTCCCGGCCATGACGAGCTTGGAACCGATATCTACGCCTCGAAGGAGGAGCATGTCGGCCGCTCGCCCTTCGCGCCGAACTACGCGATGATCTTCGTGCCCTCCACCAACACCTGGCACGGCTTCGAAAAGCGCCCGATCCAGGGCGTGCGCAAATCGCTGATCATCAATTACGTAACGCCGGAATGGCGCGCCCGCGAACAGCTCGCCTATCCCGACCAGCCGATCAAGGTCGCCTGA
- a CDS encoding DUF2065 domain-containing protein produces MQDILIGFAFFLIIEGLVYALAPSFLVSMARLLPTFSEGALRLAGVVAVALGVLLVFLVHG; encoded by the coding sequence ATGCAGGATATCCTGATCGGATTCGCATTCTTTCTGATCATCGAGGGGCTGGTCTATGCACTGGCCCCTTCGTTTCTTGTCTCCATGGCAAGACTGCTGCCGACTTTCTCGGAAGGCGCATTGAGGCTGGCAGGCGTTGTCGCCGTCGCGCTTGGCGTGCTGCTGGTGTTCCTGGTGCACGGGTGA
- a CDS encoding mitochondrial fission ELM1 family protein — MHIWILTDGKIGDRVQCLGVVSRLGEAAEEKVISPGKPWEWLMPRGPVPPKHRPGKPGSPIAPPFPDVAIASGRRMVPYLKAVKAASGGRTFTVFLKDPRIGKSAADLIWMPRHDRFRADNVLVTDTGPHPLTPEAIAAAVEARPAEWNQLPSPRLGVLIGNPVSGSRDQAAALAHFMQQIDHAKSEVGSIIVTQSRRTPEPVMAALRKRLEGFPHWIWSPETDNPYRAMLGYVDMLAVTADSHNMMSEALSTGKPVFPMRPYRLNPKLAGFIDRLDTAGLTRPFEGALEPYDYVPVDATEEIAEAIRRGLAARNR; from the coding sequence TTGCATATCTGGATACTCACGGACGGCAAGATCGGGGATCGGGTGCAGTGCCTGGGGGTGGTCTCGCGGCTGGGCGAGGCGGCCGAGGAAAAGGTGATTTCGCCGGGCAAGCCATGGGAATGGCTGATGCCGCGCGGGCCCGTTCCGCCGAAACACCGCCCCGGCAAGCCGGGCAGCCCGATCGCGCCGCCATTTCCGGATGTCGCGATCGCGAGTGGCCGGCGCATGGTGCCCTATCTGAAAGCGGTGAAGGCCGCTTCGGGCGGCAGGACATTCACCGTGTTTCTGAAGGACCCGAGGATTGGCAAGTCTGCCGCCGATCTGATCTGGATGCCGCGCCACGACCGTTTTCGCGCCGACAATGTTCTGGTCACCGATACCGGGCCGCATCCGCTGACGCCCGAGGCAATCGCTGCGGCGGTCGAAGCGCGACCTGCCGAATGGAACCAACTGCCGTCACCGCGGCTTGGCGTGCTGATCGGCAACCCGGTCTCCGGATCGCGGGATCAGGCGGCGGCGCTCGCGCACTTCATGCAGCAGATCGATCACGCGAAGTCTGAGGTCGGCAGCATCATCGTTACCCAGTCGCGGCGCACGCCTGAACCGGTGATGGCGGCTCTGCGCAAGCGGCTTGAAGGCTTTCCGCACTGGATCTGGTCGCCGGAAACCGACAATCCCTATCGCGCGATGCTCGGCTACGTTGACATGCTGGCGGTCACGGCAGATTCGCACAATATGATGAGCGAGGCGCTTTCCACCGGCAAACCGGTTTTTCCAATGCGGCCCTACCGCCTCAATCCCAAGCTCGCCGGCTTCATCGACAGGCTGGATACGGCGGGCCTGACGCGGCCGTTCGAGGGCGCGCTGGAGCCCTATGACTATGTGCCGGTCGATGCGACGGAAGAGATTGCGGAGGCGATCCGGAGGGGGCTTGCTGCTCGCAACAGGTGA
- the miaA gene encoding tRNA (adenosine(37)-N6)-dimethylallyltransferase MiaA, protein MANSSGEHWRAVLITGPTASGKSAYAIARAEAAGGVVINADSMQVYDTLRVLTARPSVEDMQGIPHYLYGHVPAGGDYSTGAWLRDMEVLLKRLEAEGRVPVIVGGTGLYFKALTEGLAAMPPVPAEIRAKWREALAEEGATALHAQLLAIDPVMGGRLSPSDGQRIVRALELFEASGRSIADFQAENPPPLIDAANADKIVVLPERPVLHARINRRFETMLEAGAVEEVEALLALDLDPAAPVMRAIGVKEIAAMLSGEMSRTEVIEKASAATRQYAKRQMTWFRNQMGPEWKRLDPARG, encoded by the coding sequence ATGGCGAATTCCTCGGGTGAACATTGGCGTGCCGTTCTGATAACGGGACCGACGGCGAGCGGCAAGTCCGCTTATGCGATCGCGCGGGCCGAAGCGGCCGGCGGCGTGGTGATCAATGCCGACAGCATGCAGGTCTACGACACCCTGCGCGTGCTGACGGCGCGGCCTTCCGTCGAAGACATGCAGGGCATACCGCATTATCTTTACGGCCATGTCCCGGCCGGCGGCGACTACTCGACCGGCGCATGGTTGCGCGACATGGAAGTGCTACTCAAGCGGCTTGAAGCCGAGGGGCGGGTGCCGGTGATCGTCGGCGGTACGGGGCTCTATTTCAAGGCGCTGACCGAGGGCCTTGCCGCCATGCCGCCGGTCCCCGCTGAAATCCGCGCGAAGTGGCGAGAGGCGCTTGCAGAAGAAGGCGCTACGGCCCTTCACGCACAGCTTCTGGCGATCGATCCGGTCATGGGCGGACGCCTTTCGCCAAGCGACGGCCAGCGGATTGTCCGCGCGCTTGAGTTATTCGAGGCCAGCGGCCGGTCGATCGCCGATTTCCAGGCCGAGAATCCGCCGCCGTTGATCGACGCGGCGAACGCCGACAAGATCGTGGTGCTGCCGGAAAGGCCGGTTTTGCACGCTCGCATCAACCGCCGCTTCGAGACGATGCTGGAGGCGGGCGCGGTGGAGGAGGTCGAGGCGCTGCTGGCGCTCGATCTCGATCCCGCGGCCCCGGTGATGCGCGCCATCGGCGTCAAGGAGATCGCGGCCATGCTTTCCGGCGAGATGAGCCGCACCGAGGTGATCGAAAAGGCAAGCGCTGCCACGCGGCAATATGCCAAGCGTCAGATGACGTGGTTTCGCAACCAGATGGGGCCGGAATGGAAAAGGCTCGATCCGGCAAGGGGTTAG
- a CDS encoding GNAT family N-acetyltransferase: MKLAETERLIIRNWEDRDRDLFHEINSDDTVMAFFPMRRTRAESDALFDTIRAMIADTGYGFPAVELKDNGEVIGFTGLNKVYSADIKPDGTPEIGWRMTTAHWGKGYATEAARAMIALAFDERGHDQLVSFAVADNHRSTAVMERLGMERDLAGDFDHPSIPDSHPHLKRHVLYRLHKADWQG, from the coding sequence ATGAAGCTCGCTGAAACCGAACGCCTGATTATCCGCAACTGGGAAGACCGCGACCGCGACCTGTTCCACGAGATCAACTCCGACGACACGGTGATGGCCTTCTTCCCGATGCGGCGCACCAGGGCGGAGAGCGACGCACTCTTCGACACGATCCGCGCGATGATCGCCGACACCGGCTATGGCTTTCCAGCCGTGGAGCTGAAGGACAACGGCGAGGTGATCGGCTTCACCGGCCTCAACAAGGTCTACAGCGCCGACATAAAACCGGACGGCACGCCCGAGATCGGATGGCGGATGACGACGGCTCACTGGGGCAAGGGCTATGCCACGGAGGCCGCCCGCGCCATGATCGCGCTCGCCTTCGACGAACGCGGCCACGACCAACTCGTCTCATTCGCGGTCGCCGACAACCACCGCTCGACGGCGGTCATGGAACGGTTGGGCATGGAGCGGGACCTTGCGGGCGATTTCGACCATCCTTCAATTCCGGACAGCCATCCGCACCTGAAACGCCACGTGCTCTACCGTCTCCACAAGGCCGACTGGCAGGGCTGA
- a CDS encoding dihydrofolate reductase, which produces MEKIDIVLVAAVAENGVIGRAGDMPWHLGSDFRRFRAITKGKPQIMGRKTFESIGKPLPGRTNIVVSRDPGLVIEGCLTATSLEDALALARKDAVEKGVDEICIQGGGEIYRQALALADRLRITHVETTLAGDTVFPEIDPALWEVGEEERLPAGEKDDYPTCYRVYERCR; this is translated from the coding sequence ATGGAAAAAATCGATATCGTGCTGGTCGCGGCCGTGGCCGAAAACGGGGTGATCGGCCGGGCCGGCGACATGCCCTGGCACCTGGGCTCCGATTTCAGACGCTTTCGCGCGATCACCAAAGGCAAGCCGCAGATCATGGGCCGCAAGACCTTCGAATCGATCGGCAAGCCGCTTCCCGGCCGCACCAATATCGTCGTGTCGCGCGATCCCGGCCTCGTGATCGAGGGATGCCTGACCGCGACCTCGCTGGAGGACGCGCTGGCGCTCGCCAGAAAGGACGCCGTGGAGAAGGGCGTGGACGAAATCTGCATTCAGGGCGGCGGCGAAATCTACCGGCAGGCGCTAGCACTGGCCGACCGGCTGCGCATCACCCATGTCGAGACCACGCTTGCAGGCGATACGGTGTTTCCGGAAATCGATCCCGCGCTCTGGGAGGTTGGCGAGGAGGAAAGGCTTCCCGCCGGCGAGAAGGATGACTATCCGACCTGCTACAGGGTCTATGAGCGGTGTCGTTGA